The following proteins are encoded in a genomic region of Mycolicibacterium confluentis:
- a CDS encoding TerC family protein, producing MNVSALEWAITLGVTVAVLLFDVVVIGRRPHEPSTRECATYLSIYVGLAILFGIFVWNFHDRQFGLEFFAGWLTEYSLSIDNLFIFIIIMASFKVPKVYQQQALLVGIILALIFRGIFIALGAVAINQFSWIFYIFGAFLVYTAIQLARDTDHDDDADNRIVKFARNHLKFSENWDGLKLWVKENGSRVMTPMFLVIVALGTTDLLFALDSIPAIYGLTREPYLVFTANVFALMGLRQLYFLLGDLLDRLVYLSQGLAFILLFIGVKLILHALHENELPFINGGEHVAVPEIPTLWSLGVIILTLFITMILSLLKTRAEAKRSA from the coding sequence ATGAACGTGTCCGCTCTTGAGTGGGCCATCACGCTCGGCGTGACTGTGGCTGTACTGCTTTTCGACGTGGTGGTCATTGGCCGCAGGCCCCATGAGCCGTCGACGCGGGAATGCGCGACGTATCTGTCGATCTACGTGGGTCTGGCGATCCTGTTCGGCATCTTCGTGTGGAATTTCCACGACCGGCAGTTCGGCCTGGAGTTCTTCGCCGGCTGGCTCACCGAGTACAGCCTGTCGATCGACAACCTGTTCATCTTCATCATCATCATGGCCAGCTTCAAGGTGCCCAAGGTGTATCAGCAGCAGGCCCTGCTGGTCGGCATCATCCTGGCGTTGATCTTCCGCGGCATCTTCATCGCGCTCGGTGCGGTCGCCATCAACCAGTTCTCCTGGATCTTCTACATCTTCGGCGCGTTCCTGGTCTACACCGCGATCCAGTTGGCGCGGGACACCGACCACGACGACGATGCCGACAACAGGATCGTGAAGTTCGCGCGCAATCACCTCAAGTTCAGCGAGAACTGGGACGGGCTGAAACTGTGGGTCAAGGAGAACGGCTCGCGCGTCATGACGCCGATGTTCCTGGTGATCGTCGCGCTCGGCACCACCGACCTGCTGTTCGCGCTGGACTCGATCCCCGCCATCTACGGCCTGACCCGCGAGCCCTACCTGGTGTTCACGGCCAACGTGTTCGCCCTGATGGGCCTGCGCCAGCTCTACTTCCTGCTGGGCGACCTGCTCGACCGGCTGGTGTACCTGTCCCAGGGCCTGGCCTTCATCCTGCTGTTCATCGGCGTGAAGCTGATCCTGCACGCCCTGCACGAGAACGAGCTTCCGTTCATCAACGGCGGTGAGCACGTGGCGGTGCCGGAGATCCCGACGCTGTGGAGCCTCGGCGTGATCATCCTCACTCTGTTCATCACGATGATATTGAGCCTGCTCAAGACACGCGCCGAGGCCAAGCGGTCGGCGTAG
- a CDS encoding 2-oxo-4-hydroxy-4-carboxy-5-ureidoimidazoline decarboxylase: MHQGMGLDAFNALSESRAVHALYECCNSVILAHALADNRPYASHDALFRRADSLLFSLSETAVDQILVAYPHVGRRPRSLKSHAEQCSVWDEDEAVMATLRTTAQDYEDKFGFGFIMCCGGQTAREVLCAVTDRLHNDTETERKVVRNELARINRTRLERMLGPEGGYQNWY; the protein is encoded by the coding sequence ATGCATCAGGGGATGGGGTTGGACGCGTTCAATGCGCTGTCCGAGAGTCGCGCGGTGCACGCACTCTACGAATGCTGCAACAGCGTCATCCTGGCTCACGCACTGGCCGATAACCGGCCGTATGCGAGCCACGACGCGCTGTTCCGGCGCGCCGATTCACTGCTGTTCAGCCTGTCCGAGACGGCCGTGGACCAGATCCTGGTGGCGTATCCGCACGTCGGCCGCCGGCCCCGCAGCCTCAAGTCCCACGCCGAACAGTGCTCGGTCTGGGACGAGGACGAGGCGGTGATGGCGACACTGCGCACCACGGCGCAGGACTACGAGGACAAGTTCGGCTTCGGGTTCATCATGTGCTGCGGCGGTCAGACCGCCCGCGAGGTGCTCTGCGCCGTCACCGACCGTCTGCACAACGACACCGAGACCGAACGCAAGGTCGTGCGCAACGAGTTGGCCCGCATCAATCGCACCCGGTTGGAGCGCATGCTCGGCCCCGAGGGCGGCTATCAGAACTGGTACTGA
- a CDS encoding inorganic diphosphatase — protein MEFDVTIEIPKGQRNKYEVDHETGRVRLDRYLYTPMAYPADYGFIEDTLGEDGDPLDAMVLLPESVFPGVIVEARPVGMFKMVDEAGGDDKVLCVPAGDKRWDHIQDIGDVSDFELEAIKHFFVHYKDLEPNKFVKAADWVGRAEAEAEVERSIERFKTSGH, from the coding sequence GTGGAATTCGACGTGACGATTGAGATCCCCAAGGGACAGCGCAACAAGTACGAGGTCGATCACGAGACCGGCCGCGTGCGCTTGGACCGCTACCTCTACACCCCGATGGCCTACCCGGCCGACTACGGCTTCATCGAGGACACCCTTGGTGAGGACGGCGACCCGTTGGACGCCATGGTGCTGCTCCCCGAGTCCGTGTTCCCCGGTGTGATCGTCGAGGCCCGCCCCGTGGGCATGTTCAAGATGGTCGACGAGGCCGGCGGCGACGACAAGGTGCTGTGTGTGCCCGCGGGCGACAAGCGCTGGGACCACATCCAGGACATCGGCGACGTGTCGGACTTCGAACTCGAGGCCATCAAGCACTTCTTCGTGCACTACAAGGACCTCGAGCCCAACAAGTTCGTCAAGGCCGCCGACTGGGTCGGGCGCGCCGAGGCCGAGGCCGAGGTCGAGCGCTCGATTGAGCGATTCAAGACCAGCGGGCACTGA
- the dacB gene encoding D-alanyl-D-alanine carboxypeptidase/D-alanyl-D-alanine endopeptidase, which produces MHPQRWRRATHLLVGLGVLAVVVIAVAAAAIFVGDRHGGDAQAAPRPAPAAANPGVVPVADDSEMPTGRGLAATLAPPLADPNLGLLTGRITDALTGDQLWQQGDDLPMQPASTNKVLTAGAALLTLDRDARITTRVVAADQTRAPGLVVLVGAGDPTLSAAPPEQDTWYRGAARISDLADQVRRSGVDVTAVQVDTSLFTGPKMAPGWDPADIDGGDIAPIESVMLDGGRTQPTTVESRRSLTPALDAGRALAAALGVDPATVTTAPGPATGQELASVQSAALIERLRQMMVTSDNVMAESIGREVAAQQRRPLSFSGAVDAITGTLKAEGVDVDGARLVDSSGLSVDNRLTATTLDEVVGLAAGPDHRELRPLLDLLPIAGGSGTLSDRFLDPVASQGAAGWLRAKTGSLTGTNALAGVVTDRSGRVLTFSFLSNNAGPTGRLAIDALAATLRTCGCVR; this is translated from the coding sequence ATGCATCCACAGCGGTGGCGCCGCGCCACTCACCTTCTGGTGGGACTCGGCGTACTCGCCGTCGTGGTCATCGCGGTCGCCGCCGCGGCGATCTTCGTGGGCGATCGGCACGGTGGTGACGCCCAGGCTGCGCCGCGCCCGGCACCCGCCGCGGCCAACCCGGGAGTGGTGCCCGTCGCCGACGACTCGGAGATGCCGACCGGGAGGGGGCTGGCCGCCACGCTGGCACCGCCGCTGGCAGATCCCAATCTGGGCCTCCTGACCGGACGCATCACCGATGCGCTCACGGGCGACCAACTGTGGCAGCAGGGCGACGACCTGCCGATGCAGCCCGCGTCCACCAACAAGGTGCTGACCGCCGGGGCCGCTCTGCTGACGCTCGACCGAGACGCGCGCATCACCACCAGGGTGGTCGCCGCCGACCAGACGAGGGCCCCGGGCCTGGTGGTCCTTGTGGGGGCGGGGGACCCGACACTGTCGGCGGCACCGCCCGAGCAGGACACCTGGTATCGCGGCGCCGCACGGATCAGCGACCTCGCTGATCAGGTCCGCCGCAGCGGCGTCGACGTCACCGCGGTCCAGGTCGACACGTCACTGTTCACCGGTCCCAAGATGGCGCCGGGCTGGGATCCGGCCGACATCGACGGCGGCGACATCGCGCCCATCGAATCGGTGATGCTCGACGGTGGCCGCACTCAACCCACGACCGTCGAATCCCGACGGTCGCTGACCCCGGCGCTGGACGCGGGCCGGGCGCTGGCCGCCGCCCTCGGCGTGGATCCCGCGACCGTCACCACCGCCCCCGGGCCGGCCACCGGCCAGGAGTTGGCCTCGGTGCAGTCCGCCGCGCTGATCGAGCGTCTTCGGCAGATGATGGTCACCTCCGACAACGTCATGGCGGAGTCCATCGGGCGTGAGGTGGCCGCCCAGCAGCGCCGGCCCCTGAGCTTCAGCGGCGCCGTCGACGCGATCACCGGCACGCTCAAGGCCGAGGGCGTCGACGTGGACGGCGCCCGGCTCGTCGACTCCAGCGGCCTGTCCGTGGACAACCGGTTGACGGCCACGACTCTCGACGAGGTGGTCGGTCTGGCCGCGGGCCCGGACCATCGCGAACTGCGTCCGCTGCTGGACCTGCTGCCGATCGCGGGAGGCTCGGGCACGCTGTCGGACCGCTTCCTGGACCCGGTGGCCAGCCAGGGCGCCGCGGGGTGGCTGCGGGCCAAGACCGGCTCGCTGACCGGTACCAATGCTCTGGCCGGCGTGGTGACGGACCGTAGCGGGCGGGTGCTGACCTTCTCATTCCTGTCCAACAACGCCGGGCCGACGGGTCGGCTCGCGATCGACGCACTGGCGGCGACGCTGCGCACCTGCGGGTGCGTCCGATGA
- a CDS encoding zinc-dependent metalloprotease, translating to MSSTVGEAVDWQFAATLGARLARPAPPVTDYTRNQALEELAGASRAAEPPVREVTRLHTDGPVPDARIVDRPDWIRAASESMRVMTGGEQRASGLLTGRITGAQTGAVLAFVSSGILGQYDPFSPDGGKLLLVYPNIIAVERQLRVPPKDFRLWVCLHEVTHRVQFTANPWLAGYMAETLGVLTSDAGDEFTAVVRRLAEFARDRSDGVVGFLRAVQSEPQQQALDRLLVLGTLLEGHADHVMDAVGPAVVPSVTTIRRRFDDRRQRRQPPLQRLLRALLGIDAKLAQYTRGKAFVDHVVERVGMDDFNTIWTSAETLPLPAEIDEPQLWIDRIL from the coding sequence ATGAGCAGCACGGTCGGCGAGGCCGTCGACTGGCAGTTCGCCGCGACACTCGGCGCCCGGTTGGCCCGTCCCGCCCCGCCGGTGACCGACTACACCCGCAATCAGGCACTCGAGGAGCTGGCCGGGGCCTCGCGCGCGGCCGAACCGCCGGTCCGCGAGGTCACCCGGCTGCACACCGACGGCCCAGTGCCCGACGCCCGCATCGTCGACCGCCCCGACTGGATCCGCGCGGCCAGCGAGTCCATGCGCGTGATGACCGGCGGAGAACAGCGCGCCAGCGGTCTGTTGACCGGCAGGATCACGGGTGCGCAGACCGGCGCCGTGCTGGCGTTCGTCTCCTCGGGCATCCTCGGCCAGTACGACCCGTTTTCGCCCGACGGCGGGAAGCTGCTGTTGGTGTATCCCAACATCATCGCGGTGGAACGCCAATTGCGCGTGCCACCAAAGGATTTCCGGTTGTGGGTGTGCCTGCATGAGGTGACCCATCGCGTGCAGTTCACCGCGAACCCGTGGCTGGCCGGGTATATGGCCGAGACGCTGGGTGTGCTCACCAGCGACGCCGGCGACGAATTCACTGCCGTCGTAAGACGTTTGGCGGAGTTCGCCCGAGACCGAAGTGACGGTGTGGTGGGCTTCCTGCGGGCCGTGCAGTCCGAACCTCAGCAGCAGGCCCTGGACCGACTCCTGGTTCTCGGCACGCTGCTCGAAGGCCACGCCGACCATGTGATGGACGCCGTGGGTCCGGCGGTCGTGCCGTCGGTCACCACCATCCGGCGCCGGTTCGACGACCGCAGGCAGCGCAGACAGCCTCCGCTGCAACGACTTCTGCGGGCACTGCTGGGAATCGACGCCAAGCTTGCGCAGTACACCCGTGGCAAGGCGTTCGTCGACCATGTCGTGGAACGCGTCGGCATGGACGACTTCAACACCATCTGGACGAGCGCGGAGACCCTGCCGTTGCCCGCTGAAATCGATGAGCCGCAGCTGTGGATCGACCGGATTCTGTAG